The genomic region CTTGCCCTCTGCGCCACACACCACAAATTACTTGACTCAGGGGTACTGGCACTCTCTGATAATTATCAAATCATTCTTTCAGAGTGGATATTTGATCCCGACCGAGAAAACAGTTTTATACGGGAGCACCATAAGCGTAAAATCAGATTGCCCAGAAACAGCAATCATTTCCCAAGGACGGATTACATCCGCTGGCACAGAAAAGAAGTGTTCAAAGAACCCGAACTGGTTTTGATTTAACAACTCGAGATGCGGTTTCTTTACCTTTTTAGCTTGTAACCGGTCTTCACCATGTCCCAGGTGTCTTTCGTTACTCCCTGTTCACGAAGCTTGTTTTTCTGGGTTCTCTGCGTGCCTGTCTTGGGGAAGGAATCAACGAATCTTATGAACCTCGGGATCATGAAATAGGGCATCCTGGGCTGCAGGTAGTCCATGAGTTCCGGGGGATCTATCTCTTTTCCTTCCTTCGGAATCACGAGTATCATGAGTTCGTCTTCTGCGTATTTCCCGGCTTCTGACTTTATGCCTATCGCGGCCGACTCCTCGACATCGGGGTAGGAGTTGACGATCTTCTCCACTTCGAAGGAGCTTATGTTCTCGCCCCTTCTTCTTATGTAGTCCTTAACCCTGTCGACAAAGTATATGTAGCCGTCTTTGTCCATTCTTCCCGCGTCGCCGGTGTGGAACCAGAAGTTTCTGAAGTCCTCGACGGTCTTCTCAGGCATCTTGTGATAGTAGTGAAGCATCACGTTCGGTATCCTGGGGCGTACTATGATTTCCCCTATATCCCCCCTCGGCACTTCTTCGTCCGTCTCCGGGTCGGCGACCTTTATCTCGTAGTTGGGGGCTTCCTTTCCGCAGGACCCCACCCTGAAGGGTTCTCCAGGTCTCATCCAGGTGCACTGGCCTATTTCCGTCAGGCCGTAGCCTTCCATGAACTTTATCCCGAAGCGCTCCATGAACTCCTCTATCATGTCGTGGGGGGCTGGGGAGCCCAGGACGAGCTTTATTTTATGTTGCCCCTCCTCAGGCACGGGAGGGGTGTTCCAGAGAAAATACGACATGGTCCCCACGGTGTTGAACTTTGTCACCTCGTGGTCGACCATCCATTTCCAGAAGCGGCTTGAACTGTATTTTTCCTCCACCACAGTTTTTGCTCCCTTTATCAGTGCCGGATAGACGGTCATCACCATAGCATTTGAATGGAAAAGCGGAAGGCAGGTGAAGCAAACGTCATCAGGGCCGATGTCCATTATCTCGGCGTAGTTTCTCGCGCTGCTGTAATCGGCGGCGCAAGGTCTCATGACCCCCTTTGAGCGGCCCGTGGTGCCGGAGGTGTACATGAGCCTTGCGTAGTCCATGAAGGTAACCTCGACATCCGGCTCCCTGCCCGAGCCCGAGCTTATGAATTCTGAATAGGAGATCATCTTGGGGAAATTGTATCCGTGTTTTTTGAACTTCCTGTTCCCGCTCCTTGTCCAGACTATGACATGGCGAAGCTTGGAGAGATTCTTCGCTATGGGGGGCATGCGGTCCAGATACTCTTCGGCTATGAAAAGCACCTCAGCGTCTGAGCTGTCGATTATATATTCAAGAAAATCCATCTTGTAGGCCGTGTTTATGGGGACCATCACGGCTCCCATCTTGAGGATTCCGAACCAGATTATTACGTAGTCATCGGAGTTTGGCATGTAGACGGCGACTTTTTTCGCTTTTTCCACCCCGAGGCCGCAAAGGGCGTTTGCCACACGGTTGGCGAGACGGTTTGTCTGGTAGAAGCTAAGCGGCTTTTTGTAGCCGAACTGAAGGAAGGGCTTTTTGCCCAGTTTTTTCGCCTGTTCCCTGAGCACCTTGGGAAGCACCCAGTCCGACCTGTCTTCCTTCAGGTACCAGTTGACGTCGAATTTCCCGTTCTCGCGCTTGTAAGTGACGGGATGCATTAGGTCCTTAGGTTTTTTTCTTGTCATTTTTCTCTCCTTTTCCGTACCGGGGCGGGCTTCTCAATTAGGGGTCAGGTCTTTCCACTTAACCAAATTCCTCTCCAGCCGGTTCCGCCTCGGGTTTTTTCTTAGCGAATATTTTTGCGATAACTATTCCCAGTTCGTAGAAAATGAAAAGCGGAACGAGCATGAACATCATCGACACGGCGTCTGTAGTCGGGGTTATAAAAGCGGCCAGTATGGCGTTTATCAAAAGCGCGTATTTTCTCTGCTTGGCCAGAAACCCGGCCGTGACCAGACCCAGCCTTGAGAGGATAAAAACGATGAGGGGAAACTCGAATACCAGCCCGAAACCGATCATAAGTGCTGTCAAGAACGAAAGCGCTTCCTTTATGCTCGGAAACGCCTTTACGTACTCGGTAGTGTATTCGCCGAGCAGGAACCGCAGTCCCTGGGGGGCGGCGACGAAGTAGCAGAAAAGCGCTCCCAGGATAAAAAACAGGGTTCCAAAAGTTACGAGCGGGATAACGACCCTTTTTTCCTTCTTGTAAAGCGCCGGGGAAACAAAATGCCAGGCATTGTATAGAATGAACGGAACCGAAAGGAAAAAGGAGAAAAACAGCGATACCTTGAGGTAGGTCAGAAATCCTTCGGCCGGCCGGGTGAATATAAGGGAGCTTCCCTCGGGCAGGCTCCTTATTATTGGTCCCATGAGCAGGTCGAAGAGCTGTTTCGAGAAAAGATAGCAGGGGATGAAAAAGACAAGTATGGGAATTACTGAATATATGATTCTTTTCCTGAGCTCTTCTGCATGCTCGAGAAAATTCATGCCGCTTTCTTCTTTCATTACGGCAGGTTAGGGTAACCCAAATCGGGATTTTTAACAATCCCTTCGGCGTCCGCCGGAGACTCTCTTTGCCCGCTTTCCGAACGCGG from Candidatus Dadabacteria bacterium harbors:
- a CDS encoding ATP-dependent acyl-CoA ligase, producing the protein MTRKKPKDLMHPVTYKRENGKFDVNWYLKEDRSDWVLPKVLREQAKKLGKKPFLQFGYKKPLSFYQTNRLANRVANALCGLGVEKAKKVAVYMPNSDDYVIIWFGILKMGAVMVPINTAYKMDFLEYIIDSSDAEVLFIAEEYLDRMPPIAKNLSKLRHVIVWTRSGNRKFKKHGYNFPKMISYSEFISSGSGREPDVEVTFMDYARLMYTSGTTGRSKGVMRPCAADYSSARNYAEIMDIGPDDVCFTCLPLFHSNAMVMTVYPALIKGAKTVVEEKYSSSRFWKWMVDHEVTKFNTVGTMSYFLWNTPPVPEEGQHKIKLVLGSPAPHDMIEEFMERFGIKFMEGYGLTEIGQCTWMRPGEPFRVGSCGKEAPNYEIKVADPETDEEVPRGDIGEIIVRPRIPNVMLHYYHKMPEKTVEDFRNFWFHTGDAGRMDKDGYIYFVDRVKDYIRRRGENISSFEVEKIVNSYPDVEESAAIGIKSEAGKYAEDELMILVIPKEGKEIDPPELMDYLQPRMPYFMIPRFIRFVDSFPKTGTQRTQKNKLREQGVTKDTWDMVKTGYKLKR
- the tatC gene encoding twin-arginine translocase subunit TatC, producing MKEESGMNFLEHAEELRKRIIYSVIPILVFFIPCYLFSKQLFDLLMGPIIRSLPEGSSLIFTRPAEGFLTYLKVSLFFSFFLSVPFILYNAWHFVSPALYKKEKRVVIPLVTFGTLFFILGALFCYFVAAPQGLRFLLGEYTTEYVKAFPSIKEALSFLTALMIGFGLVFEFPLIVFILSRLGLVTAGFLAKQRKYALLINAILAAFITPTTDAVSMMFMLVPLFIFYELGIVIAKIFAKKKPEAEPAGEEFG